A stretch of Triticum aestivum cultivar Chinese Spring chromosome 1D, IWGSC CS RefSeq v2.1, whole genome shotgun sequence DNA encodes these proteins:
- the LOC123171788 gene encoding uncharacterized protein isoform X2, with amino-acid sequence MAGKSIEAASSPFRTPVGRRAGTRYRSFCAARRPFLAREGYAAVAVGRVDGDNEGAAKSMRRLGPSSLESKGTVPFHGADPAPSSLAARGCRSRRRPEATTRAAAFKGAVHREMASLPERKTPIRIDMIFLPRCNLEHAKALCTGDGWPPGEDDTDS; translated from the exons ATGGCCGGCAAGAGCATCGAGGCTGCTTCCTCTCCGTTCAGGACGCCGGTCGGGCGTCGGGCCGGAACAAGGTATCGTTCTTTCTGTGCCGCGCGCCGTCCGTTCTTGGCGCGAGAGGGCTACGCCGCCGTCGCAGTTGGCCGTGTTGACGGAGACAACGAGGGCGCCGCCAAGTCCATGCGCCGCCTCGGCCCCAGTAGCTTGGAGTCTAAAGGGACCGTGCCGTTCCATGGTGCAGACCCTGCGCCGTCGTCCTTGGCCGCGCGGGGCTGCAGATCGCGCCGACGGCCAGAGGCGACCACCCGTGCGGCTGCGTTCAAAGGCGCTGTGCACAGGGAGATGGCCAGCCTCCCAGAGAGGAAGACACCGATCAGAATCGACATGATTTTCTTACCACGGTGTAATCTTGAGCACGCAAAGGCGCTGTGCACAGGAGATGGCTGGCCTCCCGGAGAGGATGACACTG ATTCTTAA
- the LOC123171788 gene encoding uncharacterized protein isoform X1 — translation MAGKSIEAASSPFRTPVGRRAGTRYRSFCAARRPFLAREGYAAVAVGRVDGDNEGAAKSMRRLGPSSLESKGTVPFHGADPAPSSLAARGCRSRRRPEATTRAAAFKGAVHREMASLPERKTPIRIDMIFLPRCNLEHAKALCTGDGWPPGEDDTGTELLAISCW, via the exons ATGGCCGGCAAGAGCATCGAGGCTGCTTCCTCTCCGTTCAGGACGCCGGTCGGGCGTCGGGCCGGAACAAGGTATCGTTCTTTCTGTGCCGCGCGCCGTCCGTTCTTGGCGCGAGAGGGCTACGCCGCCGTCGCAGTTGGCCGTGTTGACGGAGACAACGAGGGCGCCGCCAAGTCCATGCGCCGCCTCGGCCCCAGTAGCTTGGAGTCTAAAGGGACCGTGCCGTTCCATGGTGCAGACCCTGCGCCGTCGTCCTTGGCCGCGCGGGGCTGCAGATCGCGCCGACGGCCAGAGGCGACCACCCGTGCGGCTGCGTTCAAAGGCGCTGTGCACAGGGAGATGGCCAGCCTCCCAGAGAGGAAGACACCGATCAGAATCGACATGATTTTCTTACCACGGTGTAATCTTGAGCACGCAAAGGCGCTGTGCACAGGAGATGGCTGGCCTCCCGGAGAGGATGACACTG GTACTGAACTACTTGCCATTAGCTGTTGGTGA